The following proteins are encoded in a genomic region of Arachis ipaensis cultivar K30076 chromosome B02, Araip1.1, whole genome shotgun sequence:
- the LOC107627275 gene encoding pleckstrin homology-like domain family A member 1, producing MGSWVNEKPPFRRRSRARAAEEGAGPFSSSAPAGPSTSAAAAALPLPPLPPALQLTYLLVQHFFRFMESSNRQIMRCLDRIDQMFVAQGLELPPLPESSGSNEETHGEEHADLHDEDTHEEEPVHVETAPPPQTQATQETPQPQPQPEPEPTGIPFPEPED from the coding sequence ATGGGGTCCTGGGTGAACGAAAAGCCTCCTTTCCGACGCAGATCTCGGGCTAGAGCAGCAGAGGAGGGGGCTGGACCCTTTTCATCATCAGCCCCAGCAGGACCCTCTACATCAGCAGCTGCAGCAGCACTTCCTTTACCACCACTACCACCAGCACTTCAGCTGACTTACTTACTGGTTCAGCATTTTTTCCGGTTCATGGAGAGCAGCAACCGTCAGATCATGCGTTGCCTGGATCGGATTGACCAGATGTTTGTGGCCCAGGGCCTTGAGCTGCCCCCTCTTCCAGAGTCCTCTGGTTCAAACGAGGAGACCCATGGGGAGGAGCATGCAGATTTACATGATGAAGATACTCATGAGGAGGAGCCGGTTCACGTGGAGACAGCACCGCCCCCACAGACTCAGGCTACTCAGGAGACACCTCAGCCACAGCCCCAACCAGAGCCAGAGCCAACCGGCATACCTTTCCCTGAGCCTGAGGattag